A window of the Bradyrhizobium diazoefficiens genome harbors these coding sequences:
- a CDS encoding ferredoxin--NADP reductase, with translation MSNFNQESVLSVHHWTDNLFSFTTTRTPSFCFRSGEFTMVGLKVDEKPLLRAYSLASAHYEDRLEFFSTKVPDGPLTSRLQHLKEGDEIIVSRKATGTLVIDNLEDGRNLYLIGTGSGLAPFLSVIKNPETYLRFENVVLLHGCRRIAELAYGEMITEKLPSDELVGDFVRYQLIYYPTVTRDPFHNRGRITDLIASGKLFTDIELPELEPQHDRVMICGSPALMRDARELLVARGFVEGNHGEPAQFVVEKASTERNSLNSSRTMVLHES, from the coding sequence ATGAGTAATTTCAACCAGGAAAGCGTGCTGAGCGTTCATCACTGGACCGACAATCTCTTCAGCTTCACCACCACGCGGACTCCATCATTCTGCTTCCGCAGCGGCGAATTCACGATGGTCGGGCTCAAGGTCGACGAGAAGCCGTTGTTACGTGCCTACAGCCTCGCCAGCGCCCATTACGAGGACCGGCTCGAATTCTTCTCGACTAAGGTGCCGGATGGTCCCTTAACCTCGCGTCTGCAGCATCTGAAAGAGGGTGACGAGATCATCGTCAGCCGCAAGGCGACGGGGACGCTGGTCATCGATAATCTCGAGGACGGGCGCAATCTCTATCTGATCGGCACGGGCTCCGGGCTTGCGCCGTTCCTGAGCGTGATCAAGAATCCCGAAACCTATCTGCGATTCGAGAATGTCGTGCTGCTGCATGGCTGCCGTCGGATCGCCGAGCTCGCCTATGGCGAGATGATCACGGAAAAACTGCCGAGCGATGAGCTGGTTGGCGACTTCGTGCGGTACCAGCTGATCTATTATCCGACCGTGACGCGCGATCCCTTCCACAACCGCGGTAGGATCACCGATCTGATCGCGTCAGGCAAGCTGTTTACGGACATCGAGCTGCCGGAACTCGAGCCGCAGCATGACCGCGTCATGATTTGCGGCAGCCCTGCACTGATGCGCGATGCCCGCGAGTTGTTGGTGGCGAGGGGCTTTGTCGAAGGCAATCACGGCGAGCCCGCGCAATTCGTGGTCGAAAAGGCGTCTACCGAACGCAATAGCTTGAACTCTTCGCGGACAATGGTTCTACATGAATCATGA
- a CDS encoding Lrp/AsnC family transcriptional regulator — translation MRYDRTDARILEIVQKNNRLTSEAIGELAGLSATACQRRLKRLRSEGIIQADISIVSPKAVGRPIQVLALVSLERESSGIIDRFKKAIKSSVEVVNGFYVTGDADFVLYITACTMDDYEQFTRRFFYQNPDIKGFKTMVIMDRVKAGFAVPVEVPSED, via the coding sequence GTGCGATACGACCGAACGGACGCCCGCATCCTCGAGATTGTGCAAAAGAACAACCGTCTAACTTCCGAGGCGATCGGCGAATTGGCCGGGCTTTCTGCGACCGCATGTCAACGACGACTGAAGAGGCTCCGCTCGGAAGGCATCATCCAAGCCGATATCTCAATCGTTTCGCCGAAGGCGGTAGGAAGACCTATTCAAGTGCTTGCGTTAGTGAGCCTGGAGCGGGAAAGTTCGGGTATAATTGATAGGTTTAAGAAGGCCATCAAATCGTCGGTTGAAGTCGTCAATGGATTCTACGTCACGGGCGATGCTGACTTTGTCCTCTACATTACCGCGTGTACCATGGATGATTATGAGCAGTTCACCCGGCGATTCTTCTATCAGAACCCGGACATTAAGGGCTTCAAGACTATGGTCATAATGGATCGCGTAAAGGCGGGCTTTGCCGTTCCAGTTGAGGTCCCGTCCGAGGATTGA
- a CDS encoding AAA domain-containing protein — protein MASKPATPPETLGRYTLSTKIVRPGGQAIVTQAYDPDESRTVAIKRMRFGPGDERSREGFQREVQMLQDLRHPNIVEMIEVDRDNDGNWYLVLEWLPDNLETVIKKDGSFTWDEFLRRFGRPILDAIVFGQKKQIAHRDIKPKNILVSADCVPKLADYGIAKLLDTVGSWAPVKGPTFRFDYTKGYTPAEADTAGTILSRDCYAFAAVALSCLTGRIFDSENDPHVALQEAVLPGNIRVIFERCLHKDASKRPALASALLSEIERAEEETRRETAVVPVCHLSLSSGVQSRICSRMELQERKDAERSVLDELGEVAGLMPADVPAGLDKADVDLIGATWRFRCRFNGRHNEILELVHVLEVDASLATSLRDRSLTRPMSFTFERARDPETAGQQLGLLLAEAAEVQRRLAEERKARSGQRIFRVWRGYLRDRADLEAKRTSAIKYVDRSVQEDRVTLTTEIAQSEDLVGQERVINLPSGGRVTGIVAAVVFNKVLLDVTFGDAGRLPRRGELAINTLAAQRALDRQSAALDTVLYDRAESERLKGIIIDPRTAEPVVEVQDVVPTSADFDDEKREILAKALGVQDILAIEGPPGTGKTKLIAEIVVQWLKRHPGHRILLSSQTHIALDNVLERITEAELPPEMIRIGRSDETRISELGQELLLERRVEAWIKDVRKAAEADMQRWAAEKNVDRVAVALGMKVERLLQLLAVQKGLRESIARQEADRASVESGGTDAAGGPADQGEVAEETTQIDSEIGASKQALKRAIAEEKDLRAEMQDMGEYAAYLSKSKDPDELGEWAAHFLDDTPMITACRDRLKLLEDWLLRVGRSSDFNAAMLSSAQIIAGTCVGIAGVRGMEEVGYDLCIVDEASKATATEILIPLSRSMRSIIVGDPEQLPPFFEQLGEDLLEEFEADEVKATLLDRLLDEQAGLPAGCRADLKNQYRMIKPIGDLVSACFYQKKLKSPVLSHGLKLSMAFPKPVTWYSTQDLPNRFEERDGSTFKNLAEVAQIRQILLRLEFVAKGQKERISVAVLSGYTAQVKLLSEMVQRGIAEWSSLDVACSSVDAFQGRQADVCIYSVVRSNDQKNLGFLRERPRLNVALSRGKSGLLIVGDNYFCRNVRGKNPFKSVIDHIDNNESTCTVEDLQ, from the coding sequence ATGGCTTCGAAACCCGCGACCCCGCCTGAGACGCTCGGCCGATACACCCTATCGACGAAGATCGTCCGCCCGGGCGGGCAGGCCATCGTCACCCAGGCGTACGACCCGGACGAGAGCAGGACCGTCGCCATCAAGCGCATGCGGTTCGGGCCTGGGGACGAGCGCTCGCGCGAGGGTTTCCAGCGCGAAGTGCAGATGCTCCAGGATCTCCGTCATCCGAACATCGTGGAGATGATCGAGGTCGACCGCGACAACGACGGGAACTGGTACCTCGTTCTCGAATGGCTGCCGGACAATCTGGAGACCGTCATCAAGAAGGACGGATCCTTCACGTGGGACGAATTCCTGCGGCGTTTCGGCCGGCCGATCTTGGACGCCATCGTCTTCGGGCAGAAAAAGCAGATCGCGCACCGCGACATAAAGCCGAAGAATATTCTGGTGTCCGCAGACTGTGTGCCGAAGCTCGCCGATTACGGGATCGCCAAGCTTCTGGACACCGTCGGCAGTTGGGCACCGGTGAAAGGACCCACGTTCAGGTTCGACTACACCAAGGGCTACACGCCGGCTGAGGCGGATACCGCCGGCACAATCTTGAGCCGGGACTGCTACGCCTTCGCGGCGGTGGCACTCTCGTGTCTGACGGGCCGGATCTTCGACAGCGAGAACGACCCGCATGTCGCCCTGCAGGAGGCCGTCCTGCCGGGCAACATCCGCGTCATCTTCGAGCGTTGTCTCCACAAGGATGCTTCCAAGCGGCCCGCGCTGGCCTCGGCGCTTCTGAGCGAGATCGAAAGGGCGGAGGAGGAGACCAGACGCGAAACCGCGGTCGTTCCGGTGTGTCATCTGTCCTTGTCCTCCGGCGTCCAGTCAAGGATCTGCTCGCGCATGGAGCTTCAAGAGCGGAAGGACGCAGAGCGCTCCGTGCTCGACGAGCTCGGCGAGGTCGCTGGACTCATGCCCGCCGACGTGCCGGCCGGGCTCGACAAAGCCGACGTCGATCTGATCGGAGCGACGTGGCGGTTCAGATGCCGCTTCAACGGGCGTCACAACGAGATACTCGAACTGGTCCACGTGCTCGAAGTGGATGCTTCGCTCGCCACCAGTCTCAGGGACCGCAGTCTTACCCGGCCTATGTCGTTCACCTTCGAGCGGGCGCGTGATCCGGAAACCGCCGGACAGCAGCTCGGGCTGCTGCTCGCCGAGGCGGCCGAGGTCCAGCGGCGGTTGGCAGAGGAGCGCAAGGCCAGGTCCGGCCAGCGGATATTCCGCGTCTGGCGCGGATACCTGCGCGACCGCGCCGATCTCGAGGCGAAGCGCACGAGCGCCATCAAGTACGTCGATCGGAGCGTTCAGGAAGATCGCGTCACGCTGACAACCGAAATCGCGCAGAGCGAGGACCTGGTTGGGCAGGAACGCGTGATAAACCTTCCGTCTGGAGGACGGGTGACAGGCATCGTCGCGGCGGTCGTCTTCAACAAGGTCCTGCTCGACGTGACGTTCGGCGATGCGGGCCGACTACCCCGGCGCGGAGAGCTCGCGATCAACACGCTCGCGGCCCAGCGTGCGCTTGACCGCCAGAGTGCGGCCCTCGACACCGTACTCTACGACAGGGCCGAGAGCGAACGGCTGAAGGGCATCATCATCGACCCGCGTACGGCGGAGCCGGTCGTGGAGGTGCAGGACGTCGTTCCGACGAGCGCGGACTTCGACGACGAGAAGAGGGAGATTCTGGCCAAGGCCCTAGGCGTGCAGGACATCCTCGCGATCGAGGGGCCTCCCGGGACCGGGAAAACGAAGCTGATCGCGGAAATCGTCGTCCAGTGGCTGAAGCGCCATCCTGGACACAGGATCCTTCTGTCATCGCAGACGCACATCGCGCTGGATAACGTTCTCGAGCGGATTACGGAAGCAGAGCTGCCGCCCGAGATGATCCGCATCGGGCGGAGCGACGAAACGCGCATTTCCGAACTCGGCCAAGAGCTCCTGCTGGAGAGGCGGGTCGAAGCCTGGATCAAGGACGTGCGCAAGGCGGCCGAGGCGGACATGCAACGGTGGGCCGCGGAGAAGAACGTGGACCGAGTCGCCGTGGCGCTCGGCATGAAGGTCGAGCGCCTTCTGCAGCTACTCGCAGTTCAGAAGGGTTTGCGCGAGAGCATAGCCAGGCAGGAAGCCGATCGGGCCAGCGTCGAGAGCGGTGGCACCGACGCCGCAGGTGGGCCCGCCGACCAGGGCGAGGTCGCGGAGGAGACAACCCAGATCGACAGCGAGATCGGCGCCAGCAAGCAGGCGCTTAAGCGCGCGATAGCTGAGGAAAAAGACCTGCGCGCCGAAATGCAGGACATGGGCGAATACGCGGCCTACCTCTCGAAATCGAAAGACCCCGACGAACTCGGGGAGTGGGCCGCTCATTTCCTGGACGATACGCCGATGATCACGGCGTGCCGCGATCGATTGAAGCTGCTCGAGGACTGGCTGTTGAGGGTCGGGCGATCGTCGGACTTCAACGCCGCGATGCTGTCGTCGGCCCAGATCATCGCCGGGACATGCGTCGGCATCGCCGGCGTCCGCGGCATGGAGGAGGTCGGCTACGACCTCTGCATCGTCGACGAGGCCTCCAAGGCGACCGCGACCGAAATTCTCATTCCGCTGTCTCGCAGCATGCGCTCCATCATCGTCGGAGATCCGGAGCAGCTTCCTCCATTCTTCGAGCAGTTGGGCGAGGACCTCCTGGAGGAGTTCGAGGCCGACGAAGTCAAGGCGACCCTGCTCGATAGACTGTTGGACGAGCAGGCGGGCTTACCTGCGGGATGTCGCGCGGACCTGAAAAATCAGTACAGAATGATCAAGCCGATCGGCGATCTCGTGAGCGCCTGCTTCTACCAGAAGAAGCTCAAAAGCCCGGTACTGTCCCATGGCCTGAAGCTGTCGATGGCGTTTCCTAAGCCGGTGACCTGGTATTCCACTCAAGATCTGCCTAACCGGTTCGAGGAACGTGATGGGTCGACATTCAAGAATCTCGCCGAGGTCGCGCAGATCCGTCAGATCCTGCTGCGCCTAGAATTCGTCGCCAAGGGTCAGAAGGAGCGGATTTCCGTCGCGGTGTTGTCCGGTTACACGGCGCAGGTGAAGCTCCTCAGCGAAATGGTCCAGCGCGGCATCGCCGAATGGTCGTCGCTCGACGTCGCGTGCTCCAGCGTCGACGCTTTTCAAGGACGCCAGGCCGACGTCTGCATCTACTCGGTCGTCCGATCGAACGATCAGAAGAACCTCGGCTTTCTCCGCGAACGTCCTCGGCTGAACGTCGCCCTGTCGAGAGGCAAAAGCGGTCTGCTCATCGTCGGGGACAATTACTTCTGCCGAAACGTCCGCGGCAAGAATCCGTTCAAATCGGTGATCGACCATATCGACAACAACGAGAGCACCTGCACGGTGGAGGATCTGCAGTGA
- a CDS encoding PP2C family protein-serine/threonine phosphatase yields the protein MATDRPVWTATHVGRVRRANEDLYLVGKQMAAEPVESWSGRMTVDHGWAVIADGMGGHEDGQIASRIVIETIAESIESVRDEANVTSMIENAHRKLYEAMFSGQGRPGMGSTIVGVVFFDQEALVFNVGDSRAYELRRGQLLQLSRDDTLGADRGRKGGHALTQSLGGTATPQPVTPHIRRFRLEDHIGVLLCSDGLTDMVQENRIAALLAGPTINPAEHLATAANDAGGNDNITVVIIGPKATVGPTVRRTRSTP from the coding sequence ATGGCAACTGACCGACCCGTTTGGACGGCCACGCACGTCGGCCGCGTTCGACGCGCGAACGAGGATCTGTATCTGGTTGGCAAACAGATGGCTGCCGAACCGGTCGAAAGCTGGTCCGGAAGGATGACGGTCGATCACGGCTGGGCCGTGATCGCCGACGGGATGGGCGGACACGAGGACGGCCAGATCGCCAGCCGCATCGTCATAGAGACGATCGCGGAATCGATCGAGAGCGTGCGCGACGAAGCCAACGTCACATCGATGATCGAAAATGCCCATCGAAAATTGTACGAAGCCATGTTTTCGGGCCAAGGCAGGCCCGGCATGGGCTCGACCATCGTCGGCGTGGTCTTCTTCGATCAAGAAGCACTCGTCTTTAACGTCGGAGACAGTCGCGCCTATGAACTCCGGCGTGGTCAGCTGCTCCAATTGAGCCGGGACGATACATTGGGCGCCGATCGGGGGCGCAAAGGCGGTCACGCGCTCACTCAGTCGCTCGGCGGGACAGCGACGCCACAGCCAGTGACTCCTCATATCCGACGCTTTCGGCTCGAGGATCACATCGGAGTACTGCTTTGCTCGGACGGTCTGACCGACATGGTTCAAGAGAACCGAATTGCCGCCCTTCTCGCCGGGCCCACCATCAACCCGGCGGAACACCTCGCGACAGCCGCGAACGATGCCGGCGGGAATGACAACATCACCGTCGTCATCATCGGTCCGAAAGCGACGGTTGGTCCCACCGTCAGACGAACGCGCTCAACCCCGTGA
- a CDS encoding mandelate racemase/muconate lactonizing enzyme family protein encodes MAFWDILGKAADVPVVRLLGGAPPPFRPMIATACQTSAPMSRLSDAISSADSRLIKIKIGAGDLAQDIEAVRWARELIDPDIALMSTTSKPGSCRSRPAYRAPAGIRPQVAPRCHRRPKVSIWASRSELG; translated from the coding sequence ATGGCCTTCTGGGACATTCTGGGAAAAGCCGCCGATGTGCCGGTGGTCCGCCTCCTAGGTGGCGCTCCACCTCCCTTCAGGCCTATGATAGCTACGGCATGCCAGACATCCGCGCCGATGAGCAGATTATCCGACGCAATCTCAAGCGCGGATTCAAGGCTTATCAAGATCAAGATAGGCGCAGGGGATTTGGCTCAAGATATCGAGGCCGTTCGATGGGCGCGAGAGCTGATTGACCCTGATATCGCGCTGATGTCGACTACATCAAAGCCAGGATCCTGCCGAAGCCGCCCGGCGTATCGAGCGCCTGCAGGAATTCGACCTCAGGTAGCCCCAAGATGCCACCGAAGGCCGAAAGTTTCAATATGGGCGAGTAGGTCTGAGTTGGGTTAA
- a CDS encoding Wadjet anti-phage system protein JetD domain-containing protein produces MLLEPADRLVRALKKTGRRRIPLEMLRKQFASACPELAEQPDRRTRLADALRVAADTGEILLPKQAQSWDRTGGAALPGFVMLATRRPQPSPVVAPGYGWHPLLAFAARERNRLRLQSAKRINEWLKTDPDLSLVVPIKERSLEIFGDEKRLDQLRGGMTALFGQLSLATLGCRVCPIPLPFEAGPDSAHGRPILIVENNDTWASFSEWNHVAGRYSAVAYAGGGHGKSLGYDETFIDELLDRFEAAQLFYFGDIDPAGLRIASRAAERRAGRGGLALQPMAPLYTWLLLHGTRTPLRSGERASQRDLAWLPEDLRDPVEALFAAGQRLPQESLGTRILSQGEIR; encoded by the coding sequence GTGCTGCTTGAGCCGGCCGACCGCCTTGTCCGCGCGCTCAAGAAGACGGGGCGGCGACGCATACCTCTTGAGATGCTCCGGAAGCAATTTGCATCGGCCTGCCCTGAACTTGCCGAGCAGCCGGACCGGCGCACGCGCTTGGCCGATGCCCTGCGCGTCGCAGCCGATACGGGCGAGATTTTGCTTCCGAAACAGGCGCAAAGCTGGGACCGCACGGGCGGTGCAGCGTTGCCCGGATTTGTCATGCTCGCGACACGGCGGCCGCAACCCTCGCCCGTCGTTGCGCCGGGCTATGGATGGCATCCGTTGCTTGCTTTTGCGGCCCGCGAGCGCAACCGCTTGCGCCTCCAATCGGCCAAGCGCATCAATGAATGGCTCAAGACTGATCCCGATTTGAGTCTTGTCGTTCCGATCAAAGAACGCTCTCTTGAGATTTTCGGCGATGAAAAGCGGCTCGATCAATTGCGCGGCGGCATGACCGCCCTATTTGGTCAATTGTCTCTCGCCACATTGGGCTGCCGCGTCTGCCCCATTCCTCTGCCTTTCGAAGCCGGACCTGATTCTGCACACGGTCGACCGATACTCATCGTCGAGAACAACGATACCTGGGCATCGTTTTCCGAGTGGAATCACGTCGCAGGACGCTACTCCGCCGTCGCTTACGCCGGCGGGGGCCACGGCAAGAGCCTCGGCTATGACGAGACTTTTATTGACGAACTGCTCGATCGCTTTGAGGCCGCGCAGCTCTTCTATTTCGGCGACATCGACCCCGCCGGGTTACGTATTGCGAGCCGCGCCGCAGAACGCCGTGCTGGGCGCGGAGGCCTCGCACTTCAACCGATGGCGCCCCTCTACACGTGGCTCCTTTTGCACGGGACGCGGACCCCACTCCGATCAGGCGAACGGGCGTCACAACGCGACCTTGCTTGGCTACCCGAAGATCTGCGTGACCCTGTCGAAGCCTTGTTTGCTGCCGGGCAGCGGCTTCCCCAGGAGTCTCTAGGTACACGCATTCTTTCGCAGGGCGAGATTCGCTGA
- a CDS encoding DUF4062 domain-containing protein: MTFNAQVLRVFIASPSDLTEERDAATEVINDWNAQHAAAEGVVLLPVRWETHARPQSGIRPQQAINDQLVSKCDILLGLFWTRVGTSTGVAESGTIEELDQFVAASKPAILYFSRRPIDPARIDARQHAKLKAFKKQTLTNALVGEFATIQSLKDQLLRNVTDQVRELKVDKPKRDRLEQQRRITELFKLHKDENISPEEFAKFSEQMLGPKRSKAQTSDPIKPGETGPNGHPIIYLKNGDKVEVLPNDEDPDGEPWHMILRRNDKDLLAAREEFWEKVWWNRHMIWLEKLASGEEKLKESQKTIFATARKAARRIERKYGKMNLGWDTFDWGMVNGKLSALNWVLGDEWDFLDT; the protein is encoded by the coding sequence ATGACCTTCAACGCGCAAGTCTTGCGGGTATTCATCGCCTCCCCGTCCGACCTCACCGAGGAACGCGATGCCGCCACCGAGGTAATAAATGACTGGAACGCCCAGCACGCCGCTGCAGAAGGCGTGGTCCTGTTGCCGGTTCGGTGGGAAACCCATGCCCGGCCGCAAAGCGGAATCAGACCCCAACAGGCCATCAACGACCAGCTCGTGTCCAAGTGCGATATCTTGCTCGGGCTGTTCTGGACGCGCGTCGGCACCAGCACCGGCGTTGCCGAATCCGGGACCATCGAGGAGCTCGATCAGTTCGTCGCTGCCTCGAAGCCAGCTATTCTCTACTTCTCCCGGAGACCCATTGACCCCGCCCGAATTGACGCAAGGCAGCATGCGAAACTCAAGGCGTTCAAAAAGCAAACCCTGACCAATGCGCTCGTCGGCGAGTTCGCCACCATTCAATCCCTGAAAGACCAACTCCTACGAAACGTCACGGACCAGGTGCGCGAGCTCAAGGTCGATAAGCCGAAGCGCGACCGGCTTGAACAGCAGCGACGAATTACGGAGTTGTTCAAGCTTCACAAAGACGAAAACATCAGTCCAGAAGAGTTCGCGAAATTCAGCGAGCAGATGCTCGGGCCGAAACGCTCAAAAGCCCAAACATCAGATCCTATCAAGCCAGGCGAGACCGGGCCGAACGGCCACCCCATCATTTACCTGAAGAACGGCGACAAGGTTGAAGTGCTGCCCAATGATGAAGACCCGGATGGCGAGCCGTGGCACATGATCTTGCGTCGGAACGACAAAGACCTACTTGCCGCACGCGAAGAGTTTTGGGAAAAGGTCTGGTGGAACCGGCACATGATTTGGCTGGAGAAGCTGGCCAGCGGAGAAGAGAAACTTAAGGAGTCCCAAAAGACCATCTTCGCAACCGCACGGAAAGCAGCACGACGTATCGAACGTAAGTACGGCAAAATGAACCTCGGTTGGGATACGTTCGACTGGGGCATGGTAAACGGGAAGCTATCGGCGCTTAACTGGGTTCTGGGCGACGAGTGGGATTTCCTCGATACCTGA
- a CDS encoding recombinase family protein — protein sequence MFEPLIYLLYVAAGLTIFFGLLPLIVSIAYRGNPKLAAARKSAVEAVRTEADRYAANVLPIIREAQKAGANTLRQIADVLNARGIPTARGGQWYAQSIANILERA from the coding sequence ATGTTTGAGCCCCTAATCTACCTGCTGTACGTCGCGGCAGGCCTGACCATCTTTTTTGGATTGTTGCCGTTGATTGTGAGCATTGCCTACCGAGGCAACCCTAAGCTCGCTGCGGCCCGCAAGAGCGCCGTTGAGGCCGTGAGGACTGAAGCCGACAGATACGCGGCAAACGTGCTGCCCATCATACGGGAGGCACAGAAGGCCGGTGCGAACACGCTGCGGCAGATTGCTGACGTATTGAACGCGCGGGGCATCCCAACAGCACGCGGCGGGCAGTGGTACGCCCAGTCGATAGCGAACATTCTGGAACGAGCTTAG